One Misgurnus anguillicaudatus chromosome 20, ASM2758022v2, whole genome shotgun sequence DNA segment encodes these proteins:
- the LOC129455821 gene encoding progranulin, translating to MVPVLMFLMAVLVAADDLSAPAGSASLSVVHCDSFTYCPDGTTCCRTPFGQWVCCPYAMGQCCSDGFHCCPYGFHCDPTSTHCLRGWFKRPSSVQPASKATQKTQFVLLDQADGRQNEVDSVQCDVNVSCPVEMVCCKTPTGQWGCCSGQANNLI from the exons ATGGTTCCAGTGTTGATGTTTCTGATGGCAGTGCTGGTAGCAGCAGATGATCTCTCAGCTCCAGCAGGGTCTGCCTCTCTCTCTGTGGTGCACTGTGATTCTTTTACTTATTGTCCTGATGGGACAACATGCTGTCGAACTCCATTTGGGCAGTGGGTCTGCTGTCCATATGCTATG GGTCAGTGCTGCAGTGATGGTTTTCATTGCTGCCCTTATGGTTTTCACTGCGATCCAACATCAACCCATTGTTTGAGGGGATGGTTTAAACGACCATCTTCCGTCCAGCCGGCATCCAAAGCAACCCAGAAAACCCAG TTTGTGCTGCTGGATCAAGCTGATGGAAGGCAGAATGAGGTTGATTCTGTACAGTGTGATGTGAATGTCTCCTGTCCAGTAGAGATGGTCTGCTGCAAAACACCAACTGGCCAATGGGGCTGCTGCAGCGGTCAAGCAAACAATTTGATTTAG